In Kitasatospora sp. NBC_00240, the following are encoded in one genomic region:
- a CDS encoding lytic polysaccharide monooxygenase — protein sequence MGSTRTQVAAPRDLRATATFRTDGGEKLYGISLEWTIGANDGGGRPGDWDEGLAGGYPTRYEVDLNDGALRQSVVIGLHALPTWGTYWNLARTHWVSLGVEVDGRYRLKVRAKLADGWSPWTDTAVVDPQGAVAYVNPYSESGAVARTEEVTPAHGSVDEPVSRVLLTMQLKDPAPICAAARERITADDGDRPAVVPPGTVQNPPWNGQYLEYRKFFAGLGPVIASANNPAYAGLDLTPAQVGGQDWPLTRIDAEAGELTLRYGYTAFHRGWTWTHQWFVTVDGWHPDDGISWQTLEPVPFFVDLYGGPGEQARPPYNETETHVIGTVPRKSGRHAFVNIWGGHGGHGGAGEFFVSVCDVLFD from the coding sequence ATGGGCAGCACCAGGACGCAGGTCGCGGCTCCGCGCGATCTGCGGGCCACGGCCACGTTCCGCACCGACGGCGGGGAGAAGCTCTACGGCATCTCGCTGGAGTGGACGATCGGCGCGAACGACGGCGGCGGCAGACCCGGCGACTGGGACGAGGGTCTGGCGGGCGGCTACCCCACCCGGTACGAAGTCGACCTGAACGACGGCGCGTTGCGCCAGAGCGTCGTCATCGGCCTGCACGCGCTCCCGACCTGGGGCACGTACTGGAACCTGGCGCGCACCCACTGGGTGAGCCTGGGTGTCGAGGTGGACGGCCGGTACCGGCTGAAGGTCCGCGCGAAGCTGGCGGACGGCTGGAGCCCGTGGACCGACACGGCCGTCGTCGACCCGCAGGGCGCCGTCGCCTACGTCAACCCGTACTCCGAGAGCGGCGCGGTCGCCCGCACCGAGGAGGTCACCCCGGCGCACGGCAGCGTCGACGAGCCGGTCAGCCGCGTTCTGCTGACGATGCAGCTCAAGGACCCCGCGCCGATCTGCGCGGCGGCGCGCGAGCGGATCACCGCCGACGACGGGGACCGGCCCGCGGTCGTCCCGCCCGGGACGGTGCAGAACCCGCCGTGGAACGGCCAGTACCTGGAGTACCGCAAGTTCTTCGCCGGCCTCGGCCCGGTCATCGCCTCCGCGAACAACCCGGCCTACGCCGGCCTGGACCTGACCCCCGCACAGGTCGGCGGGCAGGACTGGCCGCTCACCCGCATCGACGCCGAAGCCGGCGAACTCACCCTGCGCTACGGCTACACCGCCTTCCACCGCGGCTGGACCTGGACCCACCAGTGGTTCGTCACCGTCGACGGCTGGCACCCGGACGACGGCATCTCCTGGCAGACCCTGGAGCCGGTCCCGTTCTTCGTCGACCTCTACGGCGGCCCCGGCGAGCAGGCCCGGCCGCCCTACAACGAGACCGAGACCCACGTCATCGGGACCGTCCCGAGGAAGTCCGGCCGGCACGCCTTCGTCAACATCTGGGGCGGCCACGGCGGCCACGGCGGCGCGGGCGAGTTCTTCGTGTCGGTGTGCGACGTCCTGTTCGACTGA
- a CDS encoding PadR family transcriptional regulator, which yields MSLRHALLGLLSERPASGYDLLKLFETSLANAWPATQSQVYTELTKLADTGLVTVAAHGPRGRKEYAITDPGLAELRRWLTETTPVQHTRSDLLLRVFFLGVLTPEQGREYLHWLADLSARGHERLRTVQESVDWDHDDLSTYGRIALEYGLRFNAMRREWAQWAAGQI from the coding sequence ATGAGCCTTCGCCACGCACTGCTGGGACTCCTCTCGGAGCGCCCCGCCAGCGGATACGACCTGCTGAAACTGTTCGAGACCTCACTCGCCAACGCCTGGCCGGCGACCCAGAGCCAGGTCTACACCGAGCTGACCAAGCTGGCCGACACCGGGCTGGTCACCGTCGCGGCCCACGGCCCACGCGGCCGCAAGGAGTACGCCATCACCGACCCGGGGCTGGCCGAACTGCGGCGCTGGCTCACCGAGACCACACCGGTCCAACACACCCGCAGCGACCTGCTCCTGCGGGTCTTCTTCCTCGGCGTCCTCACCCCCGAACAAGGACGGGAGTACCTACACTGGCTCGCCGACCTCTCCGCCCGCGGCCACGAACGACTACGCACCGTCCAGGAATCCGTGGACTGGGACCACGACGACCTGTCGACATACGGCCGGATCGCCCTCGAATACGGACTCCGCTTCAACGCCATGCGCCGCGAGTGGGCACAATGGGCAGCCGGACAGATCTAG
- a CDS encoding RidA family protein: MIQRFGTGERMSEAVVHNGTVYLAGQVAGDLTQDVEGQTKQVLAAVDGLLAQAGSDKTKVLRAEIFLANVKDFAEMNLAWDAWVPAGTAPARATVEAQLYRPEVLVEIIVTAAL, encoded by the coding sequence ATGATCCAGCGGTTCGGCACCGGCGAGCGGATGAGCGAGGCCGTGGTGCACAACGGCACGGTGTACCTGGCGGGCCAGGTCGCCGGGGACCTCACCCAGGACGTCGAGGGGCAGACCAAGCAGGTGCTGGCCGCCGTCGACGGCCTGCTCGCGCAGGCCGGCAGCGACAAGACCAAGGTGCTGCGCGCGGAGATCTTCCTCGCGAACGTCAAGGACTTCGCGGAGATGAACCTGGCCTGGGACGCCTGGGTGCCGGCCGGCACCGCGCCCGCCCGCGCGACCGTCGAGGCGCAGCTCTACCGTCCCGAGGTGCTGGTCGAGATCATCGTGACCGCCGCGCTCTGA
- a CDS encoding AMP-binding protein — MIFTGPHAPTPVPEVAFTSFVLGGAGRHPDRVAVVDVTGQGSLTYGELVAAVGRVAGALAARGLGRGDVVAVLAPNVPQYPVVFHAGAAVGATVMVLNPLDTTVDLVEHLNTARAALLVTTEEQALLRAQDLTAGTGVKEVVVFGHAPGTTPFAEILDHTPDQARDQAADQAPAGGPGGPRPGGGGGAVVGVDAGSDVVALLHSSGSTGRPKGVMLTHRNMNANVLQTCTAAPLEDAERVLAVAPFHHAFGLIMVMNASLRQGATVVTLPRFDPQAYLQAIQDHRITRLYVVPTIAVLLARSPLVDRYDLSSVRTVVSGGAALDPQIARRCEERLDCRVHQGYGLTEGLVSFMQVDGSPAASVGRAAPNIEFKIVDITTGRALGPGEDGEVLVRGPHVMRGYLHAPQATREVLRPDGFLHTGDLGHVDTDGELFLVDRIKELIKYKGQQVSPVELEAVLMTHPKIADAAVVGVPDEEASELPKAFLVAREPVTEQEIITYVAERVAPYKKIRRVEFIDQIPRTPVGKTQRRTLKERERTTP; from the coding sequence ATGATCTTCACGGGGCCGCACGCGCCGACGCCGGTTCCCGAGGTGGCGTTCACCTCGTTCGTGCTGGGTGGGGCGGGGCGCCACCCGGACCGGGTGGCGGTGGTCGACGTCACCGGGCAGGGCTCCCTCACCTACGGGGAGCTGGTGGCGGCGGTGGGCCGGGTGGCGGGGGCGCTGGCGGCGCGGGGGCTGGGCCGCGGGGACGTGGTGGCGGTGCTGGCACCGAACGTCCCGCAGTACCCGGTGGTCTTCCACGCGGGCGCGGCGGTCGGCGCCACCGTGATGGTCCTCAACCCGCTGGACACCACCGTGGACCTGGTGGAACACCTCAACACCGCCCGGGCGGCGCTGCTGGTCACCACCGAGGAGCAGGCGCTCCTGCGGGCGCAGGACCTGACCGCGGGCACCGGCGTGAAGGAGGTGGTGGTGTTCGGGCACGCACCCGGCACCACACCCTTCGCCGAAATCCTCGACCACACACCCGACCAGGCCCGGGATCAAGCAGCGGACCAGGCGCCGGCCGGCGGTCCCGGCGGTCCCCGTCCCGGCGGTGGCGGTGGTGCGGTGGTGGGGGTGGACGCGGGCTCGGACGTGGTGGCGTTGCTGCACTCCTCCGGCAGCACCGGCCGCCCCAAGGGCGTGATGCTGACCCACCGCAACATGAACGCCAACGTGCTGCAGACGTGCACGGCCGCGCCGCTGGAGGACGCGGAGCGGGTGCTGGCGGTGGCGCCGTTCCACCACGCCTTCGGGCTGATCATGGTGATGAACGCCAGCCTGCGCCAGGGCGCCACCGTCGTCACCCTGCCCCGCTTCGACCCCCAGGCCTACCTGCAGGCGATCCAGGACCACCGCATCACCCGCCTCTACGTGGTCCCGACCATCGCCGTCCTGCTCGCCCGCAGCCCCCTGGTGGACCGGTACGACCTGTCGTCCGTGCGCACGGTCGTCTCCGGCGGCGCGGCCCTGGACCCGCAGATCGCCCGACGGTGCGAGGAACGGCTGGACTGCCGGGTCCACCAGGGCTACGGCCTCACCGAAGGACTGGTGTCCTTCATGCAGGTGGACGGCTCACCGGCCGCGTCGGTGGGCCGGGCCGCACCCAACATCGAGTTCAAGATCGTGGACATCACCACCGGCCGGGCCCTGGGCCCCGGCGAGGACGGCGAGGTCCTCGTACGCGGACCGCACGTGATGCGCGGCTACCTCCACGCACCCCAGGCCACCCGCGAGGTCCTGCGACCGGACGGCTTCCTGCACACCGGCGACCTGGGACACGTCGACACCGACGGCGAACTCTTCCTCGTCGACCGGATCAAGGAACTCATCAAGTACAAGGGACAACAGGTCTCCCCCGTCGAACTCGAAGCCGTCCTGATGACCCACCCCAAGATCGCGGACGCCGCCGTCGTCGGCGTCCCCGACGAAGAAGCCAGCGAACTCCCCAAAGCCTTCCTCGTCGCCCGCGAACCCGTCACCGAACAGGAAATCATCACCTACGTCGCCGAACGCGTCGCCCCCTACAAAAAGATCAGGCGCGTCGAATTCATCGACCAGATCCCCCGCACCCCCGTCGGCAAAACCCAACGCCGCACCCTCAAGGAACGCGAACGCACCACCCCGTGA
- a CDS encoding SDR family NAD(P)-dependent oxidoreductase yields MSDLSGRTTIVVGASRGLGHGIATAFAEAGAPVVAVSRTATTFATPANGEGGVRVESADAGEASVAGRLLDLHEPDNVILVAGANPHMRPLQQHTWETFSANWESDVRITFHWLREILLKPLRPGARVIVVSSGAALAGSPLSGGYAGAKATQRFITGYAQDEAQRAGLDITFTTVLPRMTPATELGRSAARAYAVRNGQSQEEYLQHMGPVLTPEAAGNAMVDLVRSQTDTVAPGYLLTGAGLKKLG; encoded by the coding sequence ATGAGTGACCTGTCGGGCAGGACCACGATCGTGGTGGGAGCGAGCCGGGGGCTGGGGCACGGAATCGCCACGGCCTTCGCGGAGGCGGGAGCCCCGGTGGTGGCGGTGTCCCGCACCGCGACGACGTTCGCGACACCCGCCAACGGGGAGGGCGGCGTCCGGGTGGAGAGCGCCGACGCCGGTGAGGCCTCGGTGGCGGGCCGGCTCCTGGACCTCCACGAGCCGGACAACGTGATCCTGGTGGCGGGTGCGAATCCGCACATGCGACCGTTGCAGCAGCACACTTGGGAGACGTTCTCCGCGAACTGGGAGAGCGACGTACGGATCACCTTCCACTGGCTGCGGGAGATTCTCCTCAAACCACTGCGTCCCGGGGCCCGGGTGATCGTGGTCAGCAGCGGTGCCGCCCTGGCCGGCTCACCGCTCTCCGGCGGCTACGCCGGAGCGAAAGCCACCCAGCGGTTCATCACCGGCTACGCCCAGGACGAGGCCCAACGCGCCGGACTGGACATCACGTTCACCACGGTGCTGCCCCGCATGACACCCGCGACCGAGCTGGGCCGCTCCGCGGCCCGGGCCTACGCCGTCCGCAACGGCCAGTCGCAGGAGGAGTACCTCCAGCACATGGGCCCGGTACTGACCCCCGAGGCCGCCGGTAACGCCATGGTGGACCTCGTACGCTCGCAGACCGACACGGTGGCCCCCGGATACCTGCTCACCGGCGCGGGACTGAAGAAACTCGGCTGA
- a CDS encoding redoxin domain-containing protein, whose protein sequence is MTLLAVAVAGVGALSLLNLVFTLGVVRRLREHSERLANTGGPVTAPSDPLVAPVGGQVGAFSAAGTGGPVTDVDLADGTLVAFFSPSCRPCQEKLPGFVAHAADHPDARVRLLAVVVGDAEESRPMLDALAPVVPTVHEELDGPVGAAFAVRAFPASVRVGRTVDGRLLVTETGVWPRAAVAVAS, encoded by the coding sequence ATGACTCTTCTCGCCGTTGCCGTCGCCGGAGTCGGCGCACTGTCCCTGCTCAACCTCGTGTTCACGCTCGGCGTGGTGCGGCGGCTGCGCGAGCACTCCGAGCGGCTGGCGAACACGGGCGGGCCCGTGACCGCGCCGTCGGATCCCCTCGTCGCGCCGGTCGGCGGCCAGGTCGGTGCCTTCAGCGCGGCCGGCACCGGCGGTCCGGTCACCGACGTGGACCTCGCCGACGGTACGCTCGTCGCGTTCTTCTCCCCCTCCTGCCGGCCCTGCCAGGAGAAGCTCCCCGGGTTCGTCGCCCACGCGGCCGACCACCCGGACGCGCGCGTCCGGCTCCTCGCCGTCGTCGTCGGGGACGCCGAGGAGTCCCGGCCGATGCTCGACGCCCTGGCACCCGTGGTGCCCACCGTCCACGAGGAGTTGGACGGACCGGTCGGCGCGGCGTTCGCCGTCCGGGCGTTCCCCGCTTCGGTGCGGGTCGGCCGTACCGTCGACGGGCGGCTGCTGGTGACGGAGACCGGCGTCTGGCCGCGCGCGGCCGTCGCGGTGGCCTCGTGA
- a CDS encoding Uma2 family endonuclease: MAEFRIPERRARLLEYARSLTPPSGWKVEVSGDEIIMTAGPSVVHRRNLLLVRERFDAHRPAGMMPSENTDLASPNVGKLRNPDLTYIPVSAVELGGNDVPAEPAAVAVEIVSPSNPENDLIGKVRGYPLMHIPLYLLIDPRDGAIVLYPAPAAGVHRRRWSGSFGDLVPIPAPFAFDLATGDLVRDPL, translated from the coding sequence ATGGCCGAGTTCCGGATCCCCGAGCGTCGTGCCCGGCTGCTGGAGTACGCCCGGAGCCTGACCCCACCGTCGGGGTGGAAGGTCGAGGTGTCGGGCGACGAGATCATCATGACGGCGGGCCCTTCCGTCGTTCATCGGCGCAACCTGCTGCTGGTCCGTGAGCGGTTCGACGCGCACCGGCCCGCCGGGATGATGCCGAGCGAGAACACGGACCTGGCGTCCCCGAACGTCGGCAAGCTCCGCAACCCGGACCTGACCTACATCCCGGTCTCGGCGGTCGAGCTCGGTGGCAACGACGTTCCGGCGGAGCCGGCGGCCGTCGCGGTGGAGATCGTGTCCCCCTCGAACCCGGAGAACGACCTGATCGGCAAGGTCCGCGGCTACCCGCTGATGCACATTCCGCTGTACCTGCTGATCGATCCCCGCGACGGCGCGATCGTGCTGTACCCGGCACCGGCCGCAGGCGTCCACCGCCGGCGCTGGAGCGGCAGCTTCGGCGACCTGGTGCCGATCCCCGCGCCCTTCGCCTTCGACCTGGCCACCGGCGACCTGGTCCGCGACCCGCTCTGA
- a CDS encoding NAD-dependent epimerase/dehydratase family protein, with translation MLEAARRAGVPRVLLASSNHAAGFLRKETGTAPDYAFPAPDTYYGVSKVAVEALGSLYHHPPLRAGRDRPAHRLLLRPPAHHPDTRHLAVPRRLRPTAGGLARRTVPRLPGRLGRLGEHPRLVQPGRGQRPRLPAAGRRRAVRRRGAPGRRPPGRRLPRRGVLLLRPASPSRSRARRAWTP, from the coding sequence GTGCTGGAGGCGGCGAGGCGCGCCGGGGTACCGCGAGTGCTGCTCGCGAGCAGCAACCACGCGGCCGGCTTCCTCCGTAAGGAGACCGGCACCGCGCCCGACTACGCCTTCCCCGCCCCCGACACCTACTACGGCGTCAGCAAGGTCGCCGTGGAGGCACTGGGCAGCCTGTATCACCACCCCCCGCTACGGGCTGGACGTGATCGCCCTGCGCATCGGCTCCTGCTTCGCCCGCCCGCTCACCACCCGGATACTCGCCACCTGGCTGTCCCCCGGCGCCTGCGCCCGACTGCTGGAGGCCTCGCTCGCCGTACCGTCCCCCGGCTTCCGGGTCGCCTGGGGCGTCTCGGCGAACACCCGCGGCTGGTTCAGCCTGGACGAGGCCAACGCCCTCGGCTACCGGCCGCAGGACGACGCCGAGCGGTACGCCGACGAGGTGCCCCCGGGCGGCGACCCCCTGGACGACGTCTACCTCGGCGGGGCGTTCTGCTCCTCCGACCTGCGTCGCCGTCGCGATCGCGGGCTCGCCGAGCGTGGACGCCCTGA
- a CDS encoding MauE/DoxX family redox-associated membrane protein: MEIVVRVGQGCLLLVFTLSVYGKVRGRRDFAEFTASVRALVPLFGRSRPPAASAPAVPVLAVSVVAAEATVVAALAVPGTAPAGFALAAALLAPFTLLALAAARRRSDTPCRCFGRSTTPLGAVHAVRNAGLLAVAAAGLAATVLSGPRPGGPPAATVTAWLAGGVLGLLATALDDLVGLFRPLPRKEQTP, encoded by the coding sequence GTGGAGATCGTCGTCCGGGTGGGCCAGGGCTGTCTGCTGCTGGTCTTCACCCTGTCCGTGTACGGGAAGGTCCGCGGCCGCCGCGACTTCGCGGAGTTCACCGCGTCCGTTCGCGCCCTGGTACCCCTGTTCGGGCGGTCCCGGCCGCCGGCCGCTTCGGCGCCGGCCGTCCCGGTGCTGGCCGTCTCGGTGGTGGCCGCGGAGGCCACGGTCGTGGCGGCCCTCGCCGTGCCGGGCACCGCGCCCGCCGGCTTCGCCCTGGCCGCCGCCCTGCTCGCCCCCTTCACCTTGCTCGCCCTCGCGGCCGCCCGCCGCCGCAGCGACACGCCGTGCCGCTGCTTCGGGCGGTCGACGACGCCGCTGGGCGCCGTCCATGCCGTCCGCAACGCCGGACTGCTCGCCGTCGCGGCGGCGGGCCTGGCAGCGACCGTTCTGTCCGGACCTCGGCCGGGCGGCCCCCCGGCCGCGACCGTGACGGCGTGGCTGGCGGGCGGCGTCCTCGGCCTGCTCGCCACGGCGCTCGACGACCTCGTCGGGCTCTTCCGGCCGCTGCCCCGAAAGGAACAAACCCCATGA
- a CDS encoding AfsR/SARP family transcriptional regulator, whose protein sequence is MTIGFAVLGDIRADRDGACLDLGPARQRTVLAALLTDLNRTVPLARLADRVWGARAPQRAGPTLYTYLSRLRRALDAPKHGAPTDPLDPVAAAQQRTAPPSPIARRAGGYVLLADPGTVDVQAFHDLVARARSADDDRAGALFDQALGLWRGEPFAGVDTPWFNSAREALNEQRHACRLDRNDLQLRRGRHTALLAELTACHEAHQLDERLTAQLLLALHRSGRTAEALRCYERIRTALAEELGSDPGPELRRLHRQILAADPAIGAPRHSGDATTLTAPGTPSAAAQPPGATAVPRQLPCSPTRFTGRQAELAVLEKALGHHVQPSGAPAVCAVSGSGGIGKTSLALHWAHRNTGLFPEGQLYVDLCGFGLSGEPLAPAAVIRMFLDALGLDPGTLPADPRSLTGLYRSLLAGRRLLIVLDNAADADQVTTLLPGGAGPAVLVTSRRRLTGLAVTHGARLLPLDVFTPAESLDLLRQHLGADRLAADPAAASAVLDHCAGLPLAVAVAGARTAARTRYALADLAEELRDESARLDALDAGGPSADVRAACRASYRALTEGAAEAFRFLGAAPGPEIGLPAAASLLGRSPAATRSALRELESVHLLQEHLPGRYRMNDLTRLYAAEHRQDESSRRALRRVLDFYLHTAHAGDRILSPHPRRRPELRPPLDGVTPQPLADRRAARSWFRAERSCLLAARRLAERQRSDTSARQLARALDGFLRSRQSLPDLRAVAAGAALAERSGPAAVRSTAHLCPAGEPARTADRSGARRPAHPSRAPETAAPAGKQHVDPASGRRGDHAERPVPTRIRVCLS, encoded by the coding sequence TTGACGATCGGGTTCGCGGTGCTCGGCGACATCCGGGCGGACCGGGACGGCGCCTGCCTGGACCTCGGCCCGGCCCGGCAGCGCACGGTGCTCGCGGCCCTGCTGACGGACCTCAACCGCACCGTCCCGCTGGCCCGACTGGCCGACCGGGTCTGGGGCGCCCGCGCCCCGCAGCGCGCCGGACCGACCCTCTACACCTACCTCTCCCGACTGCGCCGGGCCCTGGACGCGCCGAAGCACGGCGCCCCGACCGACCCCCTCGACCCGGTCGCCGCGGCGCAGCAGCGCACGGCGCCGCCGTCCCCGATCGCGCGCCGCGCCGGCGGCTACGTGCTGCTCGCCGACCCGGGGACGGTGGACGTCCAGGCCTTCCACGACCTGGTGGCAAGGGCGAGATCGGCGGACGACGACCGGGCGGGCGCCCTGTTCGACCAGGCGCTCGGGCTGTGGCGCGGCGAACCCTTCGCCGGGGTGGACACCCCCTGGTTCAACTCCGCCCGGGAGGCCCTGAACGAGCAGCGGCACGCCTGCCGGCTCGACCGCAACGACCTCCAGCTGCGCCGGGGGCGCCACACCGCCCTGCTGGCGGAGCTGACCGCCTGCCACGAGGCGCATCAGTTGGACGAGCGCCTGACCGCCCAACTCCTCCTCGCGCTCCACCGCAGCGGCCGGACCGCCGAGGCCCTGCGCTGCTACGAGCGGATCCGCACCGCCCTCGCGGAGGAGCTGGGCAGCGACCCGGGCCCCGAACTGCGAAGACTGCACCGGCAGATCCTCGCCGCCGACCCGGCGATCGGCGCACCCCGCCACAGCGGGGACGCGACCACCCTCACCGCCCCAGGTACCCCGTCCGCCGCCGCGCAGCCGCCGGGGGCGACCGCCGTGCCGCGCCAACTGCCTTGTTCCCCGACGAGGTTCACCGGCCGCCAGGCCGAACTCGCCGTGCTGGAAAAGGCCCTGGGTCACCACGTACAGCCCTCAGGTGCGCCGGCGGTCTGCGCGGTGAGCGGCAGCGGCGGCATCGGGAAGACCTCGCTCGCCCTGCACTGGGCGCACCGGAACACCGGCCTGTTCCCGGAGGGACAGCTCTACGTCGACCTGTGCGGCTTCGGCCTCTCCGGCGAGCCGCTGGCGCCCGCCGCCGTGATCCGGATGTTCCTCGACGCCCTCGGCCTCGACCCGGGCACCCTGCCGGCCGACCCGCGGTCCCTGACCGGGCTGTACCGCAGCCTGCTCGCCGGCCGGCGGCTGCTGATCGTCCTGGACAACGCCGCCGACGCCGACCAGGTGACCACGCTGCTCCCCGGCGGCGCCGGGCCCGCCGTGCTGGTCACCAGCCGCCGCCGGCTGACCGGCCTGGCCGTCACCCACGGCGCGCGCCTGCTGCCGTTGGACGTCTTCACCCCGGCCGAGTCCCTCGACCTGCTCCGCCAGCACCTCGGGGCGGACCGCCTGGCGGCGGACCCGGCCGCCGCGAGCGCCGTGCTCGACCACTGCGCGGGCCTGCCGCTGGCCGTCGCGGTCGCCGGAGCGCGGACGGCAGCCCGGACGCGGTACGCGCTGGCCGACCTCGCCGAAGAACTGCGGGACGAGTCGGCCCGGCTCGACGCGCTGGACGCGGGCGGCCCCTCGGCCGACGTCCGGGCGGCCTGCCGGGCCTCCTACCGCGCCCTCACCGAAGGGGCCGCCGAGGCCTTCCGGTTCCTCGGGGCCGCGCCCGGCCCCGAGATCGGGCTGCCCGCGGCCGCGAGCCTGCTCGGCCGCTCACCGGCCGCCACCCGGAGCGCCCTGCGGGAACTGGAGTCGGTCCACCTGCTGCAGGAGCACCTGCCCGGCCGGTACCGGATGAACGACCTCACCCGCCTGTACGCGGCGGAGCACCGCCAGGACGAGTCGAGCCGGCGGGCCCTTCGACGGGTACTGGACTTCTACCTGCACACCGCCCACGCCGGCGACCGGATCCTCAGCCCCCACCCGCGCCGCCGCCCCGAACTCCGGCCGCCCCTGGACGGGGTGACCCCCCAGCCACTGGCGGACCGGCGCGCCGCCAGGTCCTGGTTCCGCGCCGAGCGCTCCTGCCTGCTCGCCGCCCGGCGCCTCGCCGAGCGGCAGCGCTCGGACACCTCCGCGCGGCAGCTGGCCCGGGCGCTCGACGGGTTCCTCCGGAGCCGGCAGAGCCTGCCCGACCTCAGGGCCGTGGCGGCGGGTGCGGCCCTGGCCGAGCGCTCCGGCCCGGCGGCGGTCCGCTCCACCGCCCACCTCTGCCCGGCCGGCGAACCGGCCCGGACCGCCGACCGGTCCGGAGCCCGCCGCCCCGCGCACCCGAGCCGCGCGCCGGAGACTGCCGCACCGGCCGGGAAGCAGCACGTCGATCCTGCGAGCGGGCGGCGGGGCGACCATGCGGAGCGTCCCGTCCCGACCCGGATCCGGGTCTGCCTGTCCTGA
- a CDS encoding p-hydroxycinnamoyl CoA hydratase/lyase encodes MVIKLETVLVEIEGPVATISLDRPEKKNAMNPQMHADMNAALDEIEAAGGVKVVVVTGNGDSFSAGMDLEECFLRPYEDPQLFYRTNLVALRWFKRLKAFPAVTVAKVNGFAFGGGVLVTGICDLAVASQGALFGLSEINFGIFPAGGASWAAANNLPRKEALYYILTGDTFTGAQAREFGLVNRAVPAEELDAETDRIVAKLVRKNPVTLELAKQVYEHNRATDLPTAIDYDQAKLWELSRLTGNEWINVALKQFEKRSYQPGLSTYRRGDAAS; translated from the coding sequence GTGGTGATCAAGCTGGAGACGGTGCTGGTGGAGATCGAGGGGCCGGTGGCGACGATTTCGTTGGATCGGCCGGAGAAGAAGAACGCGATGAATCCGCAGATGCATGCGGACATGAATGCGGCGTTGGACGAGATCGAGGCGGCGGGGGGTGTGAAGGTGGTGGTGGTCACCGGGAACGGTGACAGTTTCAGTGCGGGGATGGATCTGGAGGAGTGTTTCCTGCGGCCCTACGAGGACCCGCAGTTGTTCTACCGGACGAATCTGGTGGCGCTGCGGTGGTTCAAGCGTCTGAAGGCGTTTCCGGCGGTGACGGTGGCGAAGGTGAACGGGTTCGCCTTCGGTGGTGGGGTGCTGGTGACGGGGATCTGTGATCTGGCGGTGGCGTCGCAGGGTGCGCTGTTCGGGTTGTCGGAGATCAATTTCGGGATCTTCCCGGCGGGCGGGGCGTCGTGGGCGGCGGCGAACAACCTGCCGCGCAAGGAGGCGTTGTACTACATCCTGACGGGGGACACGTTCACGGGGGCGCAGGCGCGGGAGTTCGGGTTGGTGAACCGGGCGGTGCCGGCGGAGGAGTTGGACGCGGAGACGGACCGGATCGTGGCGAAGCTGGTGCGGAAGAACCCGGTGACGTTGGAGTTGGCGAAGCAGGTGTACGAGCACAACCGGGCCACCGATCTGCCGACGGCGATCGACTACGACCAGGCGAAGTTGTGGGAGTTGTCGCGTCTGACGGGCAACGAGTGGATCAACGTGGCGTTGAAGCAGTTCGAGAAGCGCAGTTACCAGCCGGGTCTGAGCACCTACCGGCGCGGGGACGCGGCGTCATGA